Proteins from a single region of Flavobacterium sp. YJ01:
- a CDS encoding class A beta-lactamase-related serine hydrolase: MKINHSFFPLKVYLIGILLFQIQTGFSQEEKNSELYKTIMSKDSLLFNIGFNTCDIKQFENLYTEDFEFYHDKDSISDKARFLKTLKSGICSPSRKSNYRRELINGSTEIYPLSKNGILYGAIQMGTHRFYEYSEGKPEEAGSFAKFTHLWLLKNKEWKLARSLSYNHQMISSVANKSGLFDNDEETEKWLKENNVPTLGLGIISDGKLKQVKTFGNLKRGVSAPYNTIWNVASLTKPVTAIVTLKLVSQGKWDLDEPLYKYWTDPDIAKDPYLKLLTTRIVLSHQTGFPNWRYFNDSKKLDFKFKPGTKYQYSGEGFEYLRKALEKKFHKTLDQLASELIFEPLKMNDSQLVWNDKIDLSRYAVNYDKSGNAYEPTKNKTASAADDLLTTIQDYGKFLCSVMNSEGLNKKVFDDMISHQVATKKDKYFGLGFEIYDLGNENYALSHGGADKGVQTIFILLPKTKEGLIIFTNVDDGYKIYENIVVHYLGKNGRKIVDIETK, from the coding sequence ATGAAAATCAATCATTCTTTTTTTCCATTAAAAGTCTATTTAATTGGAATATTACTTTTTCAAATTCAAACTGGATTTTCTCAGGAAGAAAAAAACTCAGAATTGTACAAAACCATTATGTCAAAAGATAGTCTTCTTTTTAATATTGGTTTTAATACTTGCGATATTAAACAATTTGAAAATTTGTATACAGAAGATTTTGAATTCTATCACGATAAAGACAGCATTTCGGACAAAGCTCGATTTTTAAAAACTCTCAAAAGCGGAATTTGTTCTCCATCAAGAAAATCAAATTACCGTAGAGAATTAATTAACGGAAGTACCGAAATTTATCCCTTATCTAAAAATGGTATTCTATACGGCGCCATACAAATGGGAACGCATCGCTTTTATGAATATTCTGAAGGAAAACCAGAAGAAGCAGGCAGTTTTGCAAAATTTACACATCTTTGGCTTTTAAAAAATAAAGAATGGAAATTAGCTCGATCTCTAAGTTATAATCATCAAATGATAAGTTCTGTAGCCAATAAATCTGGTCTTTTTGATAATGACGAAGAAACCGAAAAATGGCTAAAAGAAAATAATGTTCCGACTTTAGGACTTGGAATTATTTCTGACGGAAAACTAAAACAGGTAAAAACTTTCGGCAATCTTAAAAGAGGCGTTTCTGCACCATATAATACCATTTGGAACGTCGCTTCGTTAACAAAACCTGTTACAGCAATTGTAACTTTAAAATTGGTTTCGCAAGGAAAATGGGATTTAGATGAACCGCTTTATAAATATTGGACTGATCCAGATATTGCAAAAGATCCTTATTTGAAATTATTGACGACTAGAATTGTTTTGAGCCATCAAACTGGTTTTCCGAATTGGAGGTATTTTAATGACTCTAAAAAACTGGATTTTAAATTTAAACCAGGAACAAAATATCAATATTCGGGTGAAGGTTTTGAATATTTGAGAAAAGCTTTGGAAAAGAAATTCCATAAAACTTTAGATCAATTGGCATCAGAATTAATTTTCGAACCTTTGAAAATGAATGATTCTCAATTGGTTTGGAATGACAAAATTGATCTTTCGAGATATGCCGTCAATTACGATAAAAGCGGAAATGCCTACGAACCTACAAAAAACAAAACCGCAAGCGCCGCCGACGATTTACTAACTACGATTCAAGATTACGGAAAGTTTTTGTGCAGCGTTATGAATAGTGAAGGTTTAAACAAAAAGGTTTTTGACGACATGATTTCGCATCAAGTTGCTACAAAAAAGGACAAATATTTTGGTCTTGGTTTCGAAATTTATGATTTAGGAAACGAAAATTATGCTCTTTCGCACGGCGGAGCAGATAAAGGCGTTCAGACCATTTTTATTTTACTGCCAAAGACAAAAGAAGGCTTAATTATTTTTACCAATGTTGATGACGGCTATAAAATTTATGAAAATATCGTTGTGCATTATTTAGGAAAAAACGGCAGAAAAATAGTCGATATCGAAACCAAATAA
- a CDS encoding NAD(P)/FAD-dependent oxidoreductase — MQTSLKIAVVGSGLVGSLLAIYLKKAGHTVHVYDRSPDIRKINFSGRSINLAMSNRGWKALDAVGVGDSVREIAIPMDKRAIHLVDKLNFQNYGQEGESIYSISRGKLNRKMIDLAEEAGAEFHFEQKVWDVTLSDATLHIGESERGEWEERKFDMVFGADGAFSRIRHRMQRQSMFNYSQEFLNMGYKELNIPANPDGTHKLDKNSFHIWPRGEYMLIALPNLDGSFTCTLFMPFEGSNSFESLTDRKMVEDFFEKNFPDSIEVIPELANDFFKNPTSTLVTMKCFPWTFENKIALIGDACHAIVPFYGQGMNAGFEDITVLNEMIEKYGDDWKKIFAEYQISRKPNTDAIAELSYRNFLEMSTKTADEKFLLQKKIEKIFSDKHPDKWIPLYSRVTFSDRPYAEALAIGDFQNGIMEEVLKLDNIENIWNSPEVENKILELLQNA, encoded by the coding sequence ATGCAAACTTCATTAAAAATTGCAGTTGTTGGTTCTGGACTTGTAGGATCACTGCTGGCAATTTATCTTAAAAAAGCCGGTCACACCGTTCACGTTTATGATCGCAGCCCAGATATCAGAAAAATAAATTTCTCTGGACGTTCCATTAATTTGGCAATGTCCAATCGTGGCTGGAAAGCGCTCGATGCAGTTGGCGTTGGCGATTCGGTTCGTGAAATTGCAATTCCGATGGACAAACGCGCCATACATTTGGTAGACAAATTGAATTTTCAGAATTACGGTCAGGAAGGCGAATCTATTTACTCTATTTCAAGAGGAAAATTGAATCGAAAAATGATTGATCTTGCTGAAGAAGCTGGAGCTGAGTTTCATTTTGAACAAAAAGTTTGGGATGTTACGCTAAGTGATGCAACCTTACATATAGGTGAAAGCGAAAGAGGCGAGTGGGAAGAACGAAAATTTGATATGGTTTTTGGAGCTGACGGTGCTTTTTCTAGAATCCGCCATAGAATGCAGCGTCAGAGTATGTTTAATTATTCTCAGGAATTTTTAAATATGGGATATAAAGAATTGAATATTCCAGCAAATCCAGACGGAACACATAAATTAGATAAAAACTCCTTTCATATTTGGCCAAGAGGCGAGTATATGTTAATTGCGCTTCCTAATCTTGACGGAAGTTTTACTTGTACTTTATTTATGCCTTTTGAAGGATCAAATTCTTTTGAATCTTTAACAGATCGAAAAATGGTAGAAGATTTCTTCGAGAAAAATTTCCCAGATTCGATAGAAGTAATTCCAGAATTGGCAAACGATTTCTTCAAAAATCCAACGAGTACTTTGGTTACAATGAAATGTTTTCCTTGGACTTTTGAAAATAAAATCGCTTTAATTGGAGATGCTTGTCACGCGATTGTTCCGTTTTACGGGCAAGGAATGAATGCAGGTTTTGAAGATATTACGGTTTTAAATGAAATGATTGAAAAATACGGAGACGATTGGAAAAAGATTTTCGCAGAATATCAGATTTCAAGAAAACCAAATACAGATGCAATTGCAGAACTTTCGTATCGAAATTTTCTTGAAATGAGTACCAAAACTGCGGACGAAAAATTTTTATTGCAAAAGAAAATAGAGAAAATATTCTCAGATAAACATCCAGATAAATGGATTCCGCTTTACAGCCGCGTCACTTTTAGCGATCGTCCGTATGCAGAAGCATTAGCAATTGGCGATTTTCAAAACGGAATTATGGAAGAAGTTTTAAAACTAGACAACATAGAAAATATCTGGAACTCACCAGAAGTTGAAAATAAAATTTTGGAGTTGCTGCAAAACGCATAA
- a CDS encoding helix-turn-helix transcriptional regulator gives MNLYSEHYVTQKAERFVNKIWCLDNSFGESLIENKLVLPNGCFNLAIVSGNAIEVHTSKNKYMMNEGIYFCSQMTNKVLVNIQPKTKVTIIQFHAWTLSFFPKYDLSNFTDSIFKINPEELPFQVEIDAQIEILLNTINVYFEELSYLHSEKNVIEKICEIIKIREEEISVSEISSELNFSQRLLQIKFKTATGLTIKKYIQILKFRKSVDQMVNADLEKLKLTDIALYNKYFDQSHFIKKFKDVTKTTPKTFDPDLYFLSKKR, from the coding sequence ATGAACCTCTATTCAGAACATTACGTAACTCAAAAGGCAGAAAGGTTCGTCAATAAAATTTGGTGTCTGGATAATAGCTTCGGCGAAAGCCTGATCGAAAATAAACTTGTTTTGCCAAACGGCTGTTTTAATCTCGCTATTGTTTCTGGAAATGCAATCGAAGTTCATACCAGTAAAAACAAATATATGATGAACGAAGGAATCTACTTTTGTTCGCAAATGACTAACAAAGTTTTGGTGAATATTCAACCTAAAACTAAAGTTACTATAATTCAGTTTCATGCTTGGACACTTTCATTTTTTCCAAAATATGATTTGAGCAATTTTACAGATTCTATTTTCAAAATTAATCCTGAAGAACTTCCTTTTCAAGTCGAAATCGATGCTCAAATTGAAATCTTATTAAATACTATTAATGTTTATTTTGAAGAATTATCGTATTTACATTCTGAAAAAAATGTAATTGAAAAGATTTGCGAAATCATTAAAATTCGAGAAGAAGAAATTTCGGTTTCAGAAATTAGTTCAGAGCTTAATTTTTCGCAACGATTATTGCAGATTAAATTTAAAACCGCAACTGGATTAACGATTAAAAAATACATTCAGATTTTAAAGTTTAGAAAATCGGTAGATCAAATGGTGAATGCTGATTTAGAAAAACTAAAACTAACGGATATTGCACTTTATAATAAGTATTTTGATCAGTCTCATTTTATAAAAAAGTTTAAAGATGTGACTAAAACAACTCCAAAAACATTCGATCCAGATTTATATTTTCTTTCGAAAAAAAGATAA
- a CDS encoding helicase HerA-like domain-containing protein, with protein sequence MNKKDNFIEAINIGYSSKGDSIILGGAILDGEPLAEAHVKIPLKTLNRHGLIAGATGTGKTKTIQVFSEQLSNAGIPVLMMDIKGDFSGIAKEGKEQSFITERHAKMNIPYNVASFPVELMSLSKQNGVRLRATVSEFGPVLFSRILDLNDTQAGVVAVIFKYCDDNQMPLLDLKDIKKVINYITEEGKDEIAANYGKISTATTGTILRKIIELEQQGGDLFFGELSFETDDLMRIDENGKGYVNIIRLTDIQDKPKLFSTFMLSLLAEIYQKMPEKGDADQPELVIFIDEAHLIFNEASKALLEQIETIVKLIRSKGVGVYFVTQNPMDVPSGVLAQLGLKIQHALRAFTANDRQAIKKTADNYPTSEFYKTDELLTSLGIGEALVTALNEKGIPTPLVATMMRAPMSRMDILTNEEIDEINAKSKLVKKYVEEIDRESAYEILTKKIEEANQTAIEQEEKAPTKSSKAEPSTASVVGKSVLKVVTSATFIRGVFGVLTKIFKK encoded by the coding sequence ATGAATAAAAAAGACAATTTTATTGAAGCTATAAATATAGGGTATTCTTCAAAGGGTGATAGTATCATCTTAGGAGGGGCAATACTTGATGGAGAGCCACTTGCAGAAGCACATGTTAAAATTCCGCTTAAAACTTTAAATCGCCACGGATTAATTGCTGGTGCAACAGGAACCGGAAAAACTAAAACAATTCAGGTTTTTTCAGAACAGCTTTCTAATGCGGGAATTCCTGTTTTGATGATGGATATTAAAGGTGATTTTAGCGGTATAGCCAAAGAAGGAAAAGAACAAAGCTTTATTACAGAACGTCATGCTAAAATGAATATACCTTATAATGTAGCTTCGTTTCCTGTAGAATTAATGTCTTTATCAAAACAAAATGGTGTACGTTTAAGAGCGACCGTTTCCGAGTTCGGACCTGTATTATTTTCTAGAATATTAGACCTTAATGATACGCAAGCTGGCGTTGTTGCTGTAATCTTTAAATATTGCGATGATAACCAAATGCCTTTATTGGATTTAAAAGACATTAAAAAAGTTATCAATTATATTACTGAAGAAGGAAAAGATGAAATTGCTGCGAATTATGGAAAAATCTCCACGGCAACTACTGGAACAATTCTGAGAAAAATTATAGAATTAGAACAACAAGGCGGTGATTTATTTTTTGGCGAATTATCTTTTGAAACCGATGATTTAATGCGAATCGATGAAAACGGAAAAGGTTACGTAAATATCATTCGCTTGACGGATATTCAGGACAAACCTAAATTGTTCTCGACTTTTATGTTAAGTCTTCTTGCTGAAATTTATCAAAAAATGCCTGAAAAAGGAGATGCAGATCAACCAGAGTTGGTGATTTTTATTGATGAAGCGCATTTAATTTTTAACGAAGCAAGCAAAGCTTTATTAGAACAAATTGAAACTATTGTAAAATTAATTCGTTCTAAAGGTGTTGGTGTTTATTTTGTAACGCAAAACCCAATGGATGTTCCGAGTGGGGTTTTAGCGCAATTGGGTTTAAAAATTCAGCACGCGCTTAGAGCTTTTACAGCAAATGATCGTCAGGCTATTAAAAAAACGGCAGACAATTACCCAACTTCGGAATTTTATAAAACAGACGAATTGCTAACTAGTTTAGGAATCGGTGAAGCTTTGGTTACTGCGCTAAACGAAAAAGGTATTCCGACTCCTTTGGTTGCAACTATGATGCGCGCGCCAATGAGCAGAATGGATATTTTAACAAATGAAGAAATTGACGAAATAAATGCCAAATCTAAATTAGTTAAGAAATATGTTGAAGAAATAGATCGCGAAAGCGCTTATGAAATTCTAACAAAAAAAATAGAAGAAGCAAATCAAACCGCAATTGAACAAGAAGAAAAAGCACCAACAAAATCTTCAAAAGCAGAACCGAGTACGGCAAGCGTTGTTGGAAAATCAGTTTTGAAAGTAGTAACAAGCGCTACCTTTATTAGAGGTGTTTTTGGCGTTTTAACCAAAATCTTTAAGAAGTAA
- a CDS encoding MotA/TolQ/ExbB proton channel family protein, which produces MANVKVKKESTSNGGGMITGIIIVACILVGFLIWKFVMGSPANFEGGNPETGHPINTLGMVYKGGFIVPALLGMFLMVVVFSIERFIVISKAAGKANLDTFMKNVQGSIKEGNIEAAIASCDKQQGSVANAIKSALIKYQDVKKEGFNSEEASEVIHKEIEEATSLEMPMLEKNMTIVSTLVSLGTLGGLLGTVSGMIKAFGALASAGTPDQAALATGISEALINTATGISTSVLAIISYNFFTAKIDDLTYSIDEAGTTIVNTYRKFRGSLRQ; this is translated from the coding sequence ATGGCAAACGTTAAAGTTAAAAAAGAGAGCACTTCAAATGGGGGAGGAATGATTACAGGAATCATTATTGTAGCGTGTATCTTAGTTGGGTTTTTAATTTGGAAATTCGTTATGGGTTCTCCTGCTAACTTTGAGGGAGGGAATCCAGAAACTGGTCACCCAATCAATACTTTAGGAATGGTATACAAAGGAGGTTTTATTGTACCAGCATTATTAGGTATGTTCTTAATGGTTGTTGTTTTTTCTATTGAAAGATTTATTGTTATCTCTAAAGCTGCTGGAAAAGCTAATTTAGATACATTCATGAAAAATGTTCAAGGTAGTATTAAGGAAGGAAACATCGAGGCTGCTATCGCTTCATGTGACAAACAACAAGGTTCTGTTGCAAACGCAATTAAATCTGCTTTGATTAAATATCAAGACGTTAAAAAAGAAGGATTCAACAGTGAAGAAGCTTCTGAAGTAATCCACAAAGAAATCGAAGAGGCAACTTCATTAGAAATGCCAATGTTAGAGAAAAACATGACTATCGTTTCTACTTTAGTATCTTTAGGAACATTAGGAGGTTTATTAGGAACTGTATCAGGTATGATTAAAGCGTTTGGTGCGTTAGCTTCTGCTGGAACTCCAGATCAAGCTGCTCTTGCAACAGGTATCTCTGAGGCACTTATCAACACTGCAACAGGTATCTCTACTTCTGTATTAGCGATCATCTCTTACAACTTCTTTACTGCTAAAATTGACGATTTAACTTACTCTATCGATGAGGCTGGTACTACAATCGTTAATACTTACAGAAAATTCAGAGGAAGTTTAAGACAATAA
- a CDS encoding biopolymer transporter ExbD: MAKIKMKKKSTSTDMTAMCDVAFLLLTFFILTATAKVPEALPVDMPSSVAQTKLPDSDLAIITIGKGKVFFDIKGREIRKRTLEGMGAKYGINFSEEDKTKFSLMDDFGVPIAGLKQIIDMKAADRTKAEQPGIPLDSLDNQLKEWLLISRRATIDLDDKELQIAIKGDAKEEYPKIKKIMDILQDQKINSFNLVTGKRGRDF, from the coding sequence ATGGCTAAAATAAAAATGAAAAAAAAGTCGACATCGACAGATATGACTGCGATGTGTGATGTTGCATTCCTTTTGCTAACGTTCTTTATTTTGACCGCTACTGCTAAAGTGCCAGAAGCACTTCCTGTAGACATGCCTTCTTCTGTTGCTCAAACTAAATTGCCAGATTCAGATTTGGCTATTATTACAATAGGAAAAGGAAAAGTGTTTTTTGACATCAAAGGTAGAGAGATTCGTAAAAGAACTCTTGAAGGAATGGGAGCAAAATACGGTATCAACTTCTCAGAAGAAGATAAAACCAAATTTTCTCTTATGGACGATTTTGGTGTGCCAATCGCAGGTTTAAAGCAAATCATTGATATGAAAGCGGCGGACAGAACCAAAGCAGAACAACCTGGAATTCCTTTGGATTCATTAGATAATCAATTAAAAGAATGGCTTCTTATTTCTAGAAGAGCGACAATTGATTTAGATGACAAAGAATTACAGATTGCTATAAAAGGAGATGCTAAAGAAGAATATCCAAAAATTAAAAAAATTATGGATATCTTACAAGATCAGAAAATCAACTCTTTTAACTTGGTTACAGGTAAGAGAGGGAGAGACTTTTAA
- a CDS encoding penicillin acylase family protein, with protein MRILKKILLTLLVIIVLIAIGLFAYIFHLKPKYEGEVQLKNIEKETTVYFDDFGIPHIYADSEEDAMTALGYVHAQERLWQMELLRRIAPGRLSEIFGGVALKNDKFFAGIGIEEASAKAIAKLDKNSESNKLTQAYLDGINQYLDEGTTPIEFTLVGVKKQKFTIKDVYNIFGYMSFSFAMAQKTDPLLTDIKNKFGAAYLKDLGIEGEFNNTKIKVSKEKTEEYTEISKTITAMLDQSPIPPFVGSNSWVVGPHKSKTGKVIFANDPHIGFSQPATWYEAHIVTPKQELYGCYLAGTPFPLLAHNRDYAYGLTMFENDDIDFYQEKNKTGDVTQYQTPTGFSKYKIRKKTIKVKDSSDVVMTFKITRHGPIMNDLMERLEKKNPIAMSWTYTREPIQILDAAYGLSHAKNIMDFKKAVSLIAAPGLNVMYGDAKGNVGWWASGKLYRHNEGVNTHLILDGSSGKDDITKFLDFEQNPSAENPKWGYVYSANNQPEAIDNGYLYPGYYLPEDRAKRISGILDAKSDWDKEAISKMIYDNTSDVAVGVVKDLISSLDAKPLSNKEKEVIAVLKSWKGTTNLEDVAPTIYNKWIYLYLKNTFEDEMGKENFDLFTGISLGKQVIANQIKNENSVWWDNIKTKNVKETRKDVVSKSFHDAVASLQNQLGENISEWNWGKVHTVEHEHPLGKVKALRGLFNVGPFNSPGSNEVINNLFFGFNDEGKYYTKGGPSTRRIVDFSDVENSWSILPTGQSGNPFSKHYDDQAEMYNAGKFRKMKLNKDEIVKTSTKLVFKPRN; from the coding sequence ATGAGAATACTTAAAAAAATTCTGCTGACTTTATTGGTTATTATTGTATTGATTGCAATTGGTTTGTTTGCTTATATTTTTCATTTGAAACCAAAATACGAAGGTGAAGTGCAACTTAAAAATATAGAAAAAGAAACCACGGTTTATTTTGATGATTTTGGAATTCCTCACATTTACGCTGATTCTGAAGAAGATGCTATGACGGCTTTAGGCTATGTACACGCGCAAGAAAGATTATGGCAAATGGAATTATTGCGTCGAATTGCGCCAGGACGATTGTCAGAAATCTTCGGAGGTGTCGCACTTAAAAATGATAAATTTTTTGCGGGAATTGGTATCGAAGAAGCTTCAGCGAAAGCCATTGCAAAATTAGATAAAAACAGCGAAAGTAATAAATTAACGCAAGCATATTTAGATGGAATTAACCAATATTTGGATGAAGGAACAACGCCAATTGAGTTTACTTTGGTTGGAGTAAAAAAGCAAAAATTTACCATAAAAGACGTTTACAATATTTTCGGATATATGTCTTTTAGTTTTGCAATGGCTCAAAAAACAGATCCGTTATTGACAGATATTAAAAACAAATTTGGCGCTGCGTACTTGAAAGATTTAGGTATTGAAGGCGAATTTAATAACACCAAAATCAAAGTCTCAAAAGAGAAAACAGAAGAATATACCGAGATTTCAAAAACAATAACGGCAATGTTAGATCAATCTCCAATTCCGCCTTTTGTTGGAAGTAATAGTTGGGTTGTTGGACCTCATAAATCGAAAACAGGGAAAGTTATTTTTGCGAATGATCCGCATATTGGGTTTTCTCAGCCTGCCACTTGGTACGAAGCTCATATCGTCACGCCAAAACAGGAATTGTATGGCTGTTATTTGGCTGGAACTCCCTTTCCGCTTTTGGCGCACAACAGAGATTATGCGTACGGTTTGACGATGTTTGAAAATGATGACATCGATTTTTACCAAGAAAAAAATAAAACGGGAGATGTAACTCAATATCAAACTCCAACAGGTTTTAGCAAATATAAAATCAGAAAGAAAACGATAAAAGTAAAAGATTCTTCAGATGTTGTGATGACATTTAAAATAACGCGTCACGGTCCAATTATGAATGATTTGATGGAACGTCTAGAAAAGAAAAATCCGATTGCAATGTCGTGGACTTACACTAGAGAACCGATTCAGATTTTAGATGCAGCTTACGGACTTTCGCATGCTAAAAATATTATGGATTTTAAAAAAGCAGTTAGTTTAATTGCTGCGCCAGGATTAAATGTAATGTACGGGGATGCCAAAGGAAATGTTGGTTGGTGGGCAAGCGGAAAATTGTATCGACACAATGAAGGCGTAAATACACATTTAATTTTAGACGGTTCGAGCGGTAAAGATGATATTACAAAGTTTTTAGATTTCGAACAGAATCCGTCGGCTGAAAATCCGAAATGGGGTTATGTTTATTCTGCAAATAATCAGCCAGAAGCAATTGATAATGGTTATTTATATCCAGGATATTATTTGCCAGAAGATCGCGCGAAAAGAATTTCAGGAATTTTAGATGCAAAATCAGATTGGGATAAAGAAGCGATCAGCAAAATGATTTACGATAATACTTCTGATGTTGCAGTTGGTGTAGTAAAAGATTTAATTTCTAGTTTGGATGCAAAACCGCTTTCAAATAAAGAAAAAGAAGTAATTGCAGTTTTAAAATCTTGGAAAGGAACAACAAATCTAGAAGACGTTGCGCCAACGATTTACAACAAATGGATTTATCTGTATCTGAAAAATACGTTTGAAGACGAAATGGGCAAGGAAAATTTCGACTTGTTTACCGGAATTTCACTTGGAAAACAAGTTATCGCCAATCAAATTAAAAATGAAAATTCGGTTTGGTGGGATAATATTAAAACCAAAAATGTAAAAGAAACGAGAAAAGACGTGGTTTCAAAATCATTTCATGATGCTGTTGCTTCATTACAAAATCAATTGGGAGAAAACATTTCAGAATGGAATTGGGGAAAAGTGCACACTGTAGAACACGAACATCCTTTAGGAAAAGTAAAAGCGCTTAGAGGATTATTTAATGTCGGGCCTTTCAATTCGCCAGGATCAAATGAAGTAATCAATAATTTATTCTTCGGATTTAACGACGAAGGAAAATATTACACAAAAGGCGGACCTTCAACAAGAAGAATTGTTGATTTCTCTGATGTAGAAAACAGTTGGAGTATTTTACCAACAGGACAATCTGGAAATCCTTTCAGCAAACATTACGACGATCAAGCTGAGATGTACAACGCTGGAAAGTTTAGAAAAATGAAATTAAACAAAGACGAAATTGTAAAAACTTCGACTAAACTGGTTTTCAAACCGAGAAATTAG
- a CDS encoding serine hydrolase, whose translation MKKSIKLIALFVVFQLSAFSSFAQEKAKQIEQILNKYNEYGQFNGSALVAENGKVIFKKGFGSANMEWNIPNQPDTKFRLGSISKQFTALLIVKLAEEGKLKLDVPITTYLPDYPKENGDKITTHHLLTHTSGIPNYTNAPNFFKEKSRNPYTPEEFVKTFSNLPLEFTPGEKFNYSNSGYFLLGYIIEKVSGKTYEQYLQEVIFTPLKMVNSGYDHSDLILKNRAAGYEKHGKQIVNAAYLDMSIPYAAGSLYSTVEDLYLWDQALYTNKLLNEKSMESLFKPYISAGRAFYGYGWFIDEVENGDKGKLKTIGHGGGINGFNTIISRYPSDKNLIVLLNNTGGTVLGEMNNAIQAILYNLPFNQPKKSLALDLLDIYNEKGASIGTEAYKKLKNDPSYAIKENDMNRVGYQLLQDGKKKEAIEVFKINTETFPKSGNAYDSLGEAYLADGDKKLAIANYKKSVELDPTNENGKKVLAEISK comes from the coding sequence ATGAAAAAATCAATCAAACTTATTGCACTTTTTGTTGTTTTTCAACTCTCAGCTTTTAGCAGTTTTGCTCAAGAAAAAGCAAAACAAATCGAACAGATTTTAAACAAATACAACGAATACGGACAATTTAACGGTTCGGCTCTGGTTGCCGAAAACGGAAAAGTTATTTTTAAAAAAGGTTTTGGTTCGGCAAATATGGAATGGAATATTCCGAATCAGCCTGACACTAAATTTAGATTGGGTTCAATCAGCAAACAGTTTACGGCGCTTTTGATAGTTAAACTTGCCGAAGAAGGAAAATTAAAACTAGATGTTCCGATTACGACTTATTTGCCAGATTATCCAAAAGAAAATGGCGATAAAATTACTACGCATCATTTATTAACGCATACTTCTGGAATTCCAAATTATACTAATGCGCCAAATTTCTTTAAAGAAAAATCTAGAAATCCTTACACACCCGAAGAGTTTGTAAAAACGTTTTCAAATCTTCCGCTCGAATTTACGCCTGGCGAAAAATTCAATTACAGCAATTCTGGTTATTTTTTACTGGGTTATATTATAGAAAAAGTTTCTGGCAAAACATACGAACAATATTTACAGGAAGTTATTTTTACGCCTTTAAAAATGGTTAATTCTGGTTACGATCACAGCGATCTAATTTTAAAAAACAGAGCTGCTGGTTACGAAAAACACGGAAAACAAATTGTAAATGCGGCGTATCTTGATATGAGTATTCCGTATGCAGCTGGATCTTTGTATTCTACTGTTGAAGATTTGTATTTATGGGATCAAGCACTTTATACCAATAAGTTGCTTAATGAAAAAAGCATGGAATCTTTATTCAAACCGTATATTTCTGCAGGAAGAGCTTTTTATGGTTACGGATGGTTTATTGATGAAGTTGAAAATGGCGACAAAGGCAAACTAAAAACCATAGGACATGGAGGTGGAATTAATGGTTTCAACACCATCATTTCAAGATATCCTTCAGATAAAAATCTAATTGTTTTATTGAATAATACTGGCGGAACTGTTTTAGGCGAAATGAACAATGCCATTCAAGCTATTTTATACAATCTGCCTTTTAATCAGCCGAAGAAATCTCTTGCTCTAGATTTATTAGATATTTATAATGAAAAAGGCGCTTCAATTGGAACCGAAGCGTATAAAAAATTAAAAAATGATCCGTCTTATGCAATTAAAGAAAACGACATGAATCGTGTTGGTTACCAGTTATTACAAGATGGAAAAAAGAAAGAAGCTATCGAAGTTTTCAAAATCAATACCGAAACTTTTCCAAAATCTGGAAATGCATACGATAGTTTAGGAGAAGCTTATTTAGCCGACGGCGATAAAAAACTGGCTATCGCGAATTATAAAAAATCAGTAGAATTGGATCCGACAAATGAAAACGGAAAAAAAGTTTTAGCTGAGATTTCGAAGTAG